Part of the Actinomycetota bacterium genome, CCGCACATGGCCGACACGCTCGAGGAACGCTTCGCCGCCCGGGCCGGGGAGGTCGAGAAGCTCCCCGGGTTCGAGGGCTTCTCCCTGCTGCGGCCCACCGACGAAGGTGGCCGCTACTTCGTCGTCACCCGGTGGGAGAGCGAGGACGCTTTCCAGGCGTGGGTCGACAGCGACGCG contains:
- a CDS encoding antibiotic biosynthesis monooxygenase; translated protein: MSVVKINALDVPPHMADTLEERFAARAGEVEKLPGFEGFSLLRPTDEGGRYFVVTRWESEDAFQAWVDSDAFRKGHAQSARHGPAATGSELLSFEVVLDVGRPEER